In Gossypium arboreum isolate Shixiya-1 chromosome 5, ASM2569848v2, whole genome shotgun sequence, a single genomic region encodes these proteins:
- the LOC108453316 gene encoding serine/threonine protein phosphatase 2A 55 kDa regulatory subunit B beta isoform isoform X2: MNGGDELVAAPAGPPQPLDWKFSQVFGERTAGEEVQEVDIISAIEFDKTGDHLATGDRGGRVVLFERTDTKDHGVPRRDLERMEYPIGRHPEFRYKTEFQSHEPEFDYLKSLEIEEKINKIRWCQTANGALFLLSTNDKTIKFWKVQEKKVKKISDMNLDPSKAVGNGSIASSSSPKHCLANGGSPDRSYNYLGNDFSFPPGGLPSLHLPVVTSQETNLVARCRRVYAHAHDYHINSVSNNSDGETFISADDLRINLWNLEISNQSFNIVDVKPANMEDLTEVITSAEFHPTHCNTLAYSSSKGSIRVIDLRQSALCDSHAKLFEEPEAPGSRSFFTEIIASISDIKFARDGRYILSRDYMTLKLWDINMDSGPVATFQVHEYLRPKLCDLYENDSIFDKFECCLSGDGLRVATGSYSNLFRVFGCAPGSTEATTLEASKNPMRRQVQTPSRPSRSLSSITRVVRRGAENPGVDANGNAFDFTTKLLHLAWHPTENSIACAAANSLYMYYA, encoded by the exons ATGAACGGAGGCGATGAGTTAGTCGCAGCTCCGGCGGGCCCGCCACAGCCGTTGGATTGGAAATTCTCTCAGGTATTCGGTGAACGAACCGCTGGAGAAGAAGTTCAAGAAG TTGATATTATTTCAGCAATTGAATTTGATAAAACTGGGGATCATCTTGCAACTGGTGACCGTGGGGGCCGGGTTGTTCTCTTTGAGAGGACAGATACAAAGGAT CATGGTGTGCCGAGAAGGGATTTGGAGAGAATGGAGTATCCGATTGGTCGGCATCCCGAGTTTCGTTACAAGACCGAGTTCCAGAGCCATGAGCCTGAG ttTGACTATCTCAAGAGTTTGGAAATAGAAGAAAAAATCAACAAAATAAGATGGTGTCAAACAGCCAACGGTGCACTCTTTCTCCTTTCAACCAATGATAAAACCATCAAGTTTTGGAAG GTACAAGAAAAGAAGGTCAAGAAAATTTCAGACATGAATTTGGACCCATCAAAAGCTGTAGGAAATGGCAGCATTGCTAGTTCAAGTAGCCCCAAACATTGTCTTGCAAATGGAGGCTCCCCTGACAGATCCTACAACTATTTGGGCAATGACTTCTCTTTCCCACCTGGAGGCCTGCCATCATTGCATTTACCTGTG GTAACAAGTCAGGAGACCAACCTAGTGGCTAGATGTCGAAGAGTATATGCCCATGCTCATGATTATCACATTAATTCTGTTTCAAATAACAG TGATGGCGAAACTTTTATATCAGCTGATGATCTGCGTATAAATCTTTGGAACTTGGAAATTAGCAATCAAAGTTTCAATATCGTCGATGTAAAGCCTGCAAACATGGAAGATCTAACTG AGGTAATAACATCAGCAGAGTTTCATCCTACCCACTGTAATACGTTGGCATATAGCAGTTCAAAGGGCTCAATTCGCGTAATTGATTTGCGGCAGTCAGCATTGTGTGATTCTCATGCCAAATT GTTTGAAGAACCAGAGGCACCTGGTTCTAGATCATTTTTTACAGAGATAATTGCCTCAATCTCCGATATCAAATTTGCAAGGGATGGAAGATATATTCTAAGCCGTGATTACATGACTCTTAAG TTGTGGGACATCAATATGGATTCGGGTCCTGTTGCAACTTTCCAAGTTCATGAATACTTAAGGCCAAAG CTGTGTGATTTGTATGAAAATGATTCAATCTTTGACAAATTTGAGTGTTGCCTAAGTGGTGATGGATTGAGAGTGGCAACAGGTTCCTACAG CAATCTATTCCGTGTATTCGGTTGTGCCCCTGGAAGCACTGAGGCAACAACTCTGGAAGCCAGCAAAAATCCAATGAG AAGACAAGTTCAGACTCCCTCAAGGCCTTCCAGATCCTTAAGTAGCATAACACGTGTTGTCAGACGAG GAGCAGAAAACCCCGGAGTTGATGCGAATGGAAATGCTTTTGATTTCACGACAAAGTTGCTGCACCTAGCTTGGCACCCAACAGAGAACTCAATCGCATGTGCTGCAGCAAACAGCTTGTACATGTACTATGCATAA
- the LOC108453316 gene encoding serine/threonine protein phosphatase 2A 55 kDa regulatory subunit B beta isoform isoform X3 encodes MNGGDELVAAPAGPPQPLDWKFSQVFGERTAGEEVQEVDIISAIEFDKTGDHLATGDRGGRVVLFERTDTKDHGVPRRDLERMEYPIGRHPEFRYKTEFQSHEPEFDYLKSLEIEEKINKIRWCQTANGALFLLSTNDKTIKFWKVQEKKVKKISDMNLDPSKAVGNGSIASSSSPKHCLANGGSPDRSYNYLGNDFSFPPGGLPSLHLPVVVTSQETNLVARCRRVYAHAHDYHINSVSNNSDGETFISADDLRINLWNLEISNQSFNIVDVKPANMEDLTEVITSAEFHPTHCNTLAYSSSKGSIRVIDLRQSALCDSHAKLFEEPEAPGSRSFFTEIIASISDIKFARDGRYILSRDYMTLKLWDINMDSGPVATFQVHEYLRPKLCDLYENDSIFDKFECCLSGDGLRVATGSYSNLFRVFGCAPGSTEATTLEASKNPMRQVQTPSRPSRSLSSITRVVRRGAENPGVDANGNAFDFTTKLLHLAWHPTENSIACAAANSLYMYYA; translated from the exons ATGAACGGAGGCGATGAGTTAGTCGCAGCTCCGGCGGGCCCGCCACAGCCGTTGGATTGGAAATTCTCTCAGGTATTCGGTGAACGAACCGCTGGAGAAGAAGTTCAAGAAG TTGATATTATTTCAGCAATTGAATTTGATAAAACTGGGGATCATCTTGCAACTGGTGACCGTGGGGGCCGGGTTGTTCTCTTTGAGAGGACAGATACAAAGGAT CATGGTGTGCCGAGAAGGGATTTGGAGAGAATGGAGTATCCGATTGGTCGGCATCCCGAGTTTCGTTACAAGACCGAGTTCCAGAGCCATGAGCCTGAG ttTGACTATCTCAAGAGTTTGGAAATAGAAGAAAAAATCAACAAAATAAGATGGTGTCAAACAGCCAACGGTGCACTCTTTCTCCTTTCAACCAATGATAAAACCATCAAGTTTTGGAAG GTACAAGAAAAGAAGGTCAAGAAAATTTCAGACATGAATTTGGACCCATCAAAAGCTGTAGGAAATGGCAGCATTGCTAGTTCAAGTAGCCCCAAACATTGTCTTGCAAATGGAGGCTCCCCTGACAGATCCTACAACTATTTGGGCAATGACTTCTCTTTCCCACCTGGAGGCCTGCCATCATTGCATTTACCTGTGGTA GTAACAAGTCAGGAGACCAACCTAGTGGCTAGATGTCGAAGAGTATATGCCCATGCTCATGATTATCACATTAATTCTGTTTCAAATAACAG TGATGGCGAAACTTTTATATCAGCTGATGATCTGCGTATAAATCTTTGGAACTTGGAAATTAGCAATCAAAGTTTCAATATCGTCGATGTAAAGCCTGCAAACATGGAAGATCTAACTG AGGTAATAACATCAGCAGAGTTTCATCCTACCCACTGTAATACGTTGGCATATAGCAGTTCAAAGGGCTCAATTCGCGTAATTGATTTGCGGCAGTCAGCATTGTGTGATTCTCATGCCAAATT GTTTGAAGAACCAGAGGCACCTGGTTCTAGATCATTTTTTACAGAGATAATTGCCTCAATCTCCGATATCAAATTTGCAAGGGATGGAAGATATATTCTAAGCCGTGATTACATGACTCTTAAG TTGTGGGACATCAATATGGATTCGGGTCCTGTTGCAACTTTCCAAGTTCATGAATACTTAAGGCCAAAG CTGTGTGATTTGTATGAAAATGATTCAATCTTTGACAAATTTGAGTGTTGCCTAAGTGGTGATGGATTGAGAGTGGCAACAGGTTCCTACAG CAATCTATTCCGTGTATTCGGTTGTGCCCCTGGAAGCACTGAGGCAACAACTCTGGAAGCCAGCAAAAATCCAATGAG ACAAGTTCAGACTCCCTCAAGGCCTTCCAGATCCTTAAGTAGCATAACACGTGTTGTCAGACGAG GAGCAGAAAACCCCGGAGTTGATGCGAATGGAAATGCTTTTGATTTCACGACAAAGTTGCTGCACCTAGCTTGGCACCCAACAGAGAACTCAATCGCATGTGCTGCAGCAAACAGCTTGTACATGTACTATGCATAA
- the LOC108453316 gene encoding serine/threonine protein phosphatase 2A 55 kDa regulatory subunit B beta isoform isoform X1 has translation MNGGDELVAAPAGPPQPLDWKFSQVFGERTAGEEVQEVDIISAIEFDKTGDHLATGDRGGRVVLFERTDTKDHGVPRRDLERMEYPIGRHPEFRYKTEFQSHEPEFDYLKSLEIEEKINKIRWCQTANGALFLLSTNDKTIKFWKVQEKKVKKISDMNLDPSKAVGNGSIASSSSPKHCLANGGSPDRSYNYLGNDFSFPPGGLPSLHLPVVVTSQETNLVARCRRVYAHAHDYHINSVSNNSDGETFISADDLRINLWNLEISNQSFNIVDVKPANMEDLTEVITSAEFHPTHCNTLAYSSSKGSIRVIDLRQSALCDSHAKLFEEPEAPGSRSFFTEIIASISDIKFARDGRYILSRDYMTLKLWDINMDSGPVATFQVHEYLRPKLCDLYENDSIFDKFECCLSGDGLRVATGSYSNLFRVFGCAPGSTEATTLEASKNPMRRQVQTPSRPSRSLSSITRVVRRGAENPGVDANGNAFDFTTKLLHLAWHPTENSIACAAANSLYMYYA, from the exons ATGAACGGAGGCGATGAGTTAGTCGCAGCTCCGGCGGGCCCGCCACAGCCGTTGGATTGGAAATTCTCTCAGGTATTCGGTGAACGAACCGCTGGAGAAGAAGTTCAAGAAG TTGATATTATTTCAGCAATTGAATTTGATAAAACTGGGGATCATCTTGCAACTGGTGACCGTGGGGGCCGGGTTGTTCTCTTTGAGAGGACAGATACAAAGGAT CATGGTGTGCCGAGAAGGGATTTGGAGAGAATGGAGTATCCGATTGGTCGGCATCCCGAGTTTCGTTACAAGACCGAGTTCCAGAGCCATGAGCCTGAG ttTGACTATCTCAAGAGTTTGGAAATAGAAGAAAAAATCAACAAAATAAGATGGTGTCAAACAGCCAACGGTGCACTCTTTCTCCTTTCAACCAATGATAAAACCATCAAGTTTTGGAAG GTACAAGAAAAGAAGGTCAAGAAAATTTCAGACATGAATTTGGACCCATCAAAAGCTGTAGGAAATGGCAGCATTGCTAGTTCAAGTAGCCCCAAACATTGTCTTGCAAATGGAGGCTCCCCTGACAGATCCTACAACTATTTGGGCAATGACTTCTCTTTCCCACCTGGAGGCCTGCCATCATTGCATTTACCTGTGGTA GTAACAAGTCAGGAGACCAACCTAGTGGCTAGATGTCGAAGAGTATATGCCCATGCTCATGATTATCACATTAATTCTGTTTCAAATAACAG TGATGGCGAAACTTTTATATCAGCTGATGATCTGCGTATAAATCTTTGGAACTTGGAAATTAGCAATCAAAGTTTCAATATCGTCGATGTAAAGCCTGCAAACATGGAAGATCTAACTG AGGTAATAACATCAGCAGAGTTTCATCCTACCCACTGTAATACGTTGGCATATAGCAGTTCAAAGGGCTCAATTCGCGTAATTGATTTGCGGCAGTCAGCATTGTGTGATTCTCATGCCAAATT GTTTGAAGAACCAGAGGCACCTGGTTCTAGATCATTTTTTACAGAGATAATTGCCTCAATCTCCGATATCAAATTTGCAAGGGATGGAAGATATATTCTAAGCCGTGATTACATGACTCTTAAG TTGTGGGACATCAATATGGATTCGGGTCCTGTTGCAACTTTCCAAGTTCATGAATACTTAAGGCCAAAG CTGTGTGATTTGTATGAAAATGATTCAATCTTTGACAAATTTGAGTGTTGCCTAAGTGGTGATGGATTGAGAGTGGCAACAGGTTCCTACAG CAATCTATTCCGTGTATTCGGTTGTGCCCCTGGAAGCACTGAGGCAACAACTCTGGAAGCCAGCAAAAATCCAATGAG AAGACAAGTTCAGACTCCCTCAAGGCCTTCCAGATCCTTAAGTAGCATAACACGTGTTGTCAGACGAG GAGCAGAAAACCCCGGAGTTGATGCGAATGGAAATGCTTTTGATTTCACGACAAAGTTGCTGCACCTAGCTTGGCACCCAACAGAGAACTCAATCGCATGTGCTGCAGCAAACAGCTTGTACATGTACTATGCATAA